The genomic interval CTGGGCGTCACGCACTTCGACCTCGCCAACAACTACGGCCCGCCGCCCGGGGCCGCCGAGTCCGTCCTCGGTGAGGCGCTGAAGACCGACTTCGCGCGGTACCGCGACGAGCTGGTGATCTCCACCAAGGCCGGCTACCTGATGTGGCCCGGCCCGTACGGTGAATGGGGCTCGCGCAAGTACCTGCTGTCCTCGCTGGACCAGAGCCTGAGCCGGATGGGCCTGGACCACGTCGACATCTTCTACTCGCACCGCTTCGACCCGGACACCCCGCTCGAGGAGACGATGGGCGCCCTGCACTCGGCGGTGCAGCAGGGCAAGGCGCTGTACGTCGGCGTCTCCAACTACGACGCCGAGCAGACCCGGGAGGCCGCCCGCATCCTCGGCGAGCTGGGCACCCCGCTGCTGATCAACCAGCCGCGCTACTCGATGCTGGACCGCCGCCCGGAGGACGAGGGCCTGATGGACGCCCTGGACGAGCTCCAGGTCGGCTCCATCGCCTACTCCCCGCTGGAGCAGGGCCTGCTGACCTCCCGCTACCTGGACGGCATCCCCGAGGACTCCCGGGCCGCGAGCGACAGCCCCTTCCTGAACACCGACGCCCTCACCGAGGAGCTGGTGGGCCGGCTCCGCGCGCTGGCCGACATCGCGTCCGCCCGCGGCCAGAGCCTCGCGCAGATGGCCCTGTCCTGGGTGCTGCGCGGCGGCCGCCTCACCTCCGCGCTGGTCGGCGCGAGCAGCCCGCAGCAGCTGGAGGACAGCGTCGCCGCCACCCGCGACCTCGACTTCTCCGACGAGGAGCTGACGCGCATCGACGCGATCGTCAGGCAGTGACCGCAGGTCACCGGCCGCCGTCCCCCGCGCGGGGCCGGCGGCCGGGCCACGGCCGTCCCGGCCCGTGCGTCCCTCCCCACGGGTCCGGCGGCACACCGGTCACCTCGGGCGATGTGCGCACCCGCGTCGTTTCGGCCAGGAAACGCCTTGCATATGCCAGGAGACTGGCCGGAAACATATGGTGACAGTGTTTCAGCGGTGAACATACTCGACACGAGAGCGCTTCACACCGCGCGACGGCGCCCTCACGCACAGCACGCGAGCCACGGAGCGGGCAGCCGGCCCGGAACCGGCGGGCGAGCACGCAGCGGGGGAGGGAACGTGCACGACGAATTCCTGTGCCACGTCACGGCGTACGGGGTCTGCGACGGCCGGCGTATCGGGGTGCCCCTGGGCACCTACCGGGCGCCGACCCTCGCCCTCGCCCTGTGGTGGCTGCGTGACCGTGCCCTGTGGATCGCCGAGCGCCTCGACCCGCAGCCCGAGGCCGAGCACTTACCCTCGGGCGCGCTCGTCCCCGTCCCCGACGGCGTGCCCGATGTCCCCACCGTGCTGCGCACCTGGTGCGGTGACGTCGAGCGGCAGGAACAGGTGGCCGAGACGCTCGCCGCCGGACGCATGGTGCGGGTCGCCACCGGCGACGACACCACGGAGTACGAACTCCTCGCCGAATCGGTGGACGCCCTGCGGATGCAGCGCGCCGCCCGCGTCCTCGGCGTCCCGGTCGCCTGAGACCGGACCGTCCCTCAGCGCTTCCGCCGCCCGGCCCCCCGCACCGCCCACGCCCCCGCGAAGCCCGCGACCAGGCCCCACAGCAGGGCCAGCCCCGACGCGCCCCACAGCCGCGGCTCCAGCAGCACCTGCCCGGACAGGCCTTCGCCGAGGTCGCCGATGCCGAGCACCGACAGGCCGATCCTCGCGGAGACGCGGGCCGTCGAGCCGATCGTGAGCACCGCGAGGGCCAGCGCCACCGCCAGCCGCACGGCGTGCTGCCAGGGCGGCACCCCCGCGGGCGAGGCGGCCGCCATGAAGCAGGCCGCGCCCGCCACCAGGACCGCGGCGGCCACCAGCAGCCACCACCAGCGGCCGCCGTCGTGCTCCACGAGCGAGCCCAGGTTCAGCTCGGAGACGTCCGGGGTGCGCAGCACCTCGTCCAGCACCCGCGGCATGGGCAGCCCGAACGGCCCCTCCACCCTGCCCTCCCAGGTCGCCCCCAGCCCGATGGTCAGCGCCGGCCAGGCCACGTTGGGCAGCCCCAGCAGGATCACCGCGAACGTCTCGGCCGGACGCCCCCGGGCGGCGGCCGCCACCAGCGCGACGACGAACGCGACGGCCACGGAGGCGAGCAGCAGCCCCACCACCGCGCGTGCCGCGGGCCGCGCCCCCGCCCGGAACCGCGCCAGCTCGGGCGGCAGCGGCGCACCGCGCGACACCAGCAGCGCCACCACCAGCACGCCCGCCAGCCACACCAGGCCGGTCAGCACGGTCGGCAGCACGTCCGCGGCGAAACCCGCCACCGGCCGCACCCCGAACAGTTCGCCCAGGTCGCCGAGCAGGTCGTCCCCGAGGGGGACCTCGAAGGTGCGCCGGGCGGCCAGCGCCAGACCGAGGACCGCCGGCAGCCACAGCACGGCGACCCGCGCCGCCCACCCCGCCGGCCCGGGTGCGCCCACCGCCGTGCGGCGGCGCAGCGGACGCAGGAAGCACCAGCCGAGCACCAGCGCCCCGGTCAGGGTGACGGACAGCGGGATCACCGTCAGGCCGCCCTCCGCGCCGGCCAGATCGCCGGCGTCCCCGGAGAGCCGTACCGTGCCGCCCACGGCGAGCACCAGGACGGCGGCGAGCACCGGACCGAAGGCGCCCTCCGGGAGGCCGGCCGCTCCGGCCGCCCAGAGCCCCAGCGCCGCCACCACGCCCATCGCGGCCAGTGAGCCGGCCACCGTGACCAGGGCGGGCACCCAGCCGTGGAACGGGGACCGCGGAGGAGAGGGGGAGTGTGCGCTCACGTGTGCACGCTAAGCAGCGCCTGTCCCGGCCGCCCGCCGGGAGGTCCGTCCGCGCGGGTCGCCGCCCCCGGCGGACCCGCGTGTGCGCCGCCCCGGCGTTCCGTGGCCGCCGCCCAGCGTCACCGCGGGCAGGGCGGTCAGGCTCCGTACGTACGGCTGTCGGTCCGTGCACGGCGCCCCCCTGCGCGCCGGTCAGGTATAACGGTTTCCCCGACGGGGAAATCGAACACCGATCAGCAGGACTGCCCCGGCCGACTCGGGGTACCAGGACCGGTGCGCATCGTCCGGCCGACCCGGCGTCGCAGAGGGAAACGCATGACCTATCGCTTGGACGGGGTAGTGATACCGACTGGTTTCGACGTGCCCGTGGAACCGCTGCGGCGGGCGGCACACTTCACCGGCGAGCAGGGCTGCATCGCCGAGGCGCGGCACTTCGCCGCGCAGTTCCTCGAGCAGCTGAGGACCGAGTGGTGCGCCACGGTCGACGCCAAGGCGGAGGGCGCCGTGCTCCTGGTGGTGAGCGAACTGGTCACCAACGCCGACCGGCACAGCGACGGGCCGTACATCCTGGAGCTGGAGGGCACGGACACCACGCTCACGGTGGCCGTCTACGACAGCAACGGCGCCCTGCCCCGCGTCTTCCCGCGCGACCCGCAGCGGATCGGACGGCACGGACTGGAGATCGTGCGCGCGCTGGCGCGGGACGTCGGTGTGGAGCGCGTACCGGTCGGCAAACG from Streptomyces sp. DH-12 carries:
- the mgrA gene encoding L-glyceraldehyde 3-phosphate reductase, whose product is MYTAHPDRYADMPYRRAGRSGLKLPALSLGLWHNFGPDRPAETQRAILRRAFDLGVTHFDLANNYGPPPGAAESVLGEALKTDFARYRDELVISTKAGYLMWPGPYGEWGSRKYLLSSLDQSLSRMGLDHVDIFYSHRFDPDTPLEETMGALHSAVQQGKALYVGVSNYDAEQTREAARILGELGTPLLINQPRYSMLDRRPEDEGLMDALDELQVGSIAYSPLEQGLLTSRYLDGIPEDSRAASDSPFLNTDALTEELVGRLRALADIASARGQSLAQMALSWVLRGGRLTSALVGASSPQQLEDSVAATRDLDFSDEELTRIDAIVRQ
- a CDS encoding ATP-binding protein, with product MTYRLDGVVIPTGFDVPVEPLRRAAHFTGEQGCIAEARHFAAQFLEQLRTEWCATVDAKAEGAVLLVVSELVTNADRHSDGPYILELEGTDTTLTVAVYDSNGALPRVFPRDPQRIGRHGLEIVRALARDVGVERVPVGKRVRAVIDLTGG
- a CDS encoding streptophobe family protein, with amino-acid sequence MSAHSPSPPRSPFHGWVPALVTVAGSLAAMGVVAALGLWAAGAAGLPEGAFGPVLAAVLVLAVGGTVRLSGDAGDLAGAEGGLTVIPLSVTLTGALVLGWCFLRPLRRRTAVGAPGPAGWAARVAVLWLPAVLGLALAARRTFEVPLGDDLLGDLGELFGVRPVAGFAADVLPTVLTGLVWLAGVLVVALLVSRGAPLPPELARFRAGARPAARAVVGLLLASVAVAFVVALVAAAARGRPAETFAVILLGLPNVAWPALTIGLGATWEGRVEGPFGLPMPRVLDEVLRTPDVSELNLGSLVEHDGGRWWWLLVAAAVLVAGAACFMAAASPAGVPPWQHAVRLAVALALAVLTIGSTARVSARIGLSVLGIGDLGEGLSGQVLLEPRLWGASGLALLWGLVAGFAGAWAVRGAGRRKR